TTTTTAAAATATTTGGGATAACTATAATTGTACGGCAACCCGAATATTTTACCATAAGCCAAACGGACTTATTAATGAAAAACTTTATTGTTAAAAAACAAAATAATTTACAAAAACATTCGATGATTATGTGCTGCTGCTGCATTATGTGCATGTGCCAAATGTGTATGCCCTTTTTTGCAGGTGTTTTTAAAAATAAATTAATTATCTAAAATTTTTGTAGAATAAAATCTCTTTTAAAAAACAAAACCTGCAAAGTGAAATCAACACACAGTGCAGGTTTTGTTTTTTATTTAAGAAAAATTTAATGCAATCAAGATAACAGACGGAAAGGAGAAAAGGCAGTGCTGGAGAAGGGATACAGGAAAAGGATTAATTCTTTTGGCTTAACTCTTCTTAATAATTGTACAAAATACACTTTACAGAAATCACTTCACAGATTATATTGTGTTTATTAAGTTGGATTATAGTTCGTTATTCCTGTGAAAAGAAGAAAATTAATTAACACAATATACGTTTAAAACAAAGGTCAACTATATTTTTAGTTAGTAAAAACATCTTATAAGAGGAGCAGGGAAATGAATATTACTGCACAAAAACCAAGCTTTACAAATTTTTTAGAAAAACCTTCTGTTCAAAATCCAACGATTGTTGATAACCACAGAAAAATTTTTGCATCGAAAAGTGCGCTTGCCTTTAAAGGATTACCTATTGTTGCTACTCATCCTGTTGAAAAAAAAATCGCATTAGCTTTACAGTTTTTACATAATGATGGAATTATTCTTGTAGGTGAAAACTTGGAAAAAGCTGCTCAGGCTCTTAAAGGTTCATTAGATAATCTTCCCAAATTAGTTAAACAATTATTTTTTATTGAAGAAAAAGGCTTACCGGACTTTGCTGTAACCAGAAGTAAATTAGGCATAAAACAGTTCATTAATCTTGCTGATGAATCAGCTGAAATTATAAAAAAAGACAAGGCAAACCCTTTTATTGCAAAAAAAGGTAATGTTCATAACATTAATGAAGCAGATCAAATTTGCATTGGTTCAAATGCAAAATTTGGATTAAATGATGTATCAACAATCCCTTCAGCCGAATTTGAAAATATTGTTAAATTCTTTGATTTTACAGATATAGATAAAGAAGCCATCGGGAAATTGAATAAAAAAAATATTGGCTTCTTGACAGGAGCTAAAGAGGCGAGCGAGGGTGTTAAAAAAATTACATTCGCAGATGTAGGCGGGCAAAAAAATGTTATTGATGAGTTAAAAAAAGGCATAATTTATCCTATTAAACATCCTGATGCTTTTAAGAACTTCAGCGTTAACCGCGGATTTATACTGACAGGCGGTCCGGGGACAGGCAAAACACTCATTGCTCAGGCTCTTGCAAATGAAGTTGAGGCAAGTTTTATTAAGATAAACGGCTCTGAACTTGAATCAAAATGGGTTGGCGAGACTGAAAAAAATTGGAGAGAACTTTTTGCAAATGCAAGAAAAAAGCAGCCGGCAGTTATTTTTATCGATGAAGCCGATGCTGTTTTCAGAACAAGAGTAGGCTCTGACACATCAAGACACGATGATAAAGCAGTAAATACGGTTTTAGCCCTTATGAGCGACCTGGAAAAAAGTAATGATCAGGTTTATGTAATTGCAACAACGAATAAAATCGGCTTGCTTGATGACGCTATAACGAGGTCCGGCAGATTCGGAAAACATATAGAAGTTAATAACCCTGATTTAGAAGGTTGCAAGCATATCCTCAACATTCATTCAAAAAATAAACCGATTGCTGAAAATTTTGATTCTGAAAAGTTTGCAAAAAGATTATTTAAGCAAAATGTAAACGGAGCAGATATTGCAAGAATTGTAACTGACGCCAACGCACATGCCTATGACCGTTTGGGTATCTTTGAGAAAATGGAAAAAGGAACATTTGTGCCTGACGATGCAAAAAATTTAAGGATTGAACAAGTCGATTTTGACAAAGCTTTAAAACCTTTTGAAGAGAAGTTAAATAAGAAAAATCCAATAGGATTTTTCGGGAATAAAAACAAACAGGTTTCTTAGTATTAATAAAAATAGTAATTTACAAAACGCAGACTTGCTCAAGCCTGCGTTCTGTTTTTAACAAGACTGGTAAGCAAAAAGCAGCAAGAACATTCTTATTGTCATTTTGAGCGACTAACGGGAGCGTGAGAATATCAGGTTTTAATACCCGCTTAAAGCCGAAATAGATTGCCACGCCAGCTCTTCGAGCTTCCTCGCAATGACGAATCGATTAATTTTTTAGCCATTAGAGTTAATACTGAATTTACATCCGCAATAGCTTTGCCTGTAAAGATTATAGTCTTTCGAAAGCTCAAGAGATTTTTTAAATCCATCATTTTTCTTAAAATTTTCTTGAAGAAAATAAATAGCGTGCTTTTCAGAAAGTTCTTTGCCGATTTGATTTATAATAG
This genomic window from bacterium contains:
- a CDS encoding ATP-binding protein → MNITAQKPSFTNFLEKPSVQNPTIVDNHRKIFASKSALAFKGLPIVATHPVEKKIALALQFLHNDGIILVGENLEKAAQALKGSLDNLPKLVKQLFFIEEKGLPDFAVTRSKLGIKQFINLADESAEIIKKDKANPFIAKKGNVHNINEADQICIGSNAKFGLNDVSTIPSAEFENIVKFFDFTDIDKEAIGKLNKKNIGFLTGAKEASEGVKKITFADVGGQKNVIDELKKGIIYPIKHPDAFKNFSVNRGFILTGGPGTGKTLIAQALANEVEASFIKINGSELESKWVGETEKNWRELFANARKKQPAVIFIDEADAVFRTRVGSDTSRHDDKAVNTVLALMSDLEKSNDQVYVIATTNKIGLLDDAITRSGRFGKHIEVNNPDLEGCKHILNIHSKNKPIAENFDSEKFAKRLFKQNVNGADIARIVTDANAHAYDRLGIFEKMEKGTFVPDDAKNLRIEQVDFDKALKPFEEKLNKKNPIGFFGNKNKQVS